One window of bacterium genomic DNA carries:
- a CDS encoding MFS transporter, with protein MTDCASNETSDLHLSTLDTILYGMGHFGLSVLGYMIVACVVPFYDDGQAVAPRAARALLPAGMLIATVLFLTRSVDVIADPLVGFLSDRTRSRWGRRKPYMLLSAPLLVLSFVLVWRPPEAAETQRAWHAGILLTLFFVCFAGYAAPYLALLPEMARTQAQRARLATTQGIFHLLGTTTAALATGLFSPLFGMGRTTMGLGVLCLAMLWVALLGPREIEANQGPPRELGLRRALRQTLTNWPFLIYWAGYYLFWVPFLLVIAGIEAAPPRWYVIGPGGAGTILIAPLIGGLILLPLARRLEVCRGPRWTLLAGLLWLAATAPFLVFLGHVRPGPVPELWQARLLAGLLSPAVAVLFAVPYAVLADVCDLDYRRLGKHREAMYFGFQGLVMKAGWGIAPLVAALIPRLFAEHIGPYMFGPAAGAMALLGAIIFWFYPERQVRGG; from the coding sequence GTGACTGATTGCGCATCGAACGAGACCTCGGACCTGCACCTGTCCACGCTAGACACCATCCTGTACGGCATGGGGCACTTCGGGCTGAGTGTACTGGGCTACATGATCGTGGCCTGCGTGGTGCCGTTCTACGACGACGGCCAGGCGGTCGCCCCCCGGGCGGCCCGGGCGCTGCTGCCGGCGGGAATGCTGATCGCCACCGTGCTGTTCCTGACACGGTCGGTGGACGTGATCGCCGACCCATTGGTGGGCTTCCTGTCGGACCGGACCCGTAGCCGCTGGGGGCGGCGCAAGCCGTACATGCTGCTGTCGGCGCCGCTACTGGTACTCAGTTTCGTCCTGGTGTGGCGCCCGCCGGAGGCCGCCGAGACTCAGCGGGCCTGGCACGCCGGCATCCTGCTGACGCTGTTCTTCGTCTGCTTTGCGGGCTACGCAGCGCCTTACCTAGCCCTGCTACCCGAGATGGCCCGGACGCAGGCACAACGCGCCCGCCTGGCCACGACCCAGGGCATCTTCCACCTGCTGGGCACGACCACGGCGGCGCTGGCCACCGGGCTGTTCTCCCCGCTGTTTGGCATGGGCCGCACGACCATGGGGCTGGGGGTGCTGTGCCTGGCGATGCTGTGGGTGGCGCTACTGGGGCCGCGCGAGATCGAGGCGAACCAGGGCCCCCCGCGGGAACTGGGGTTGCGGCGCGCCCTGCGGCAGACGCTGACCAACTGGCCCTTCCTGATCTACTGGGCGGGCTACTACCTGTTCTGGGTGCCGTTCCTGCTGGTCATCGCCGGCATCGAGGCGGCGCCGCCGAGATGGTATGTCATCGGCCCGGGCGGGGCGGGGACGATCCTGATCGCGCCCCTCATCGGCGGGCTGATCCTCCTGCCGCTGGCCCGGCGCCTCGAAGTCTGCCGCGGCCCGCGCTGGACGCTCCTGGCGGGGCTGCTGTGGCTGGCGGCGACGGCCCCGTTCCTGGTGTTCCTGGGGCACGTCCGCCCGGGGCCCGTGCCGGAGTTGTGGCAGGCGCGGCTGCTGGCGGGGCTGCTCAGCCCGGCGGTGGCGGTGCTGTTCGCGGTGCCCTACGCGGTGCTGGCCGACGTGTGCGACCTGGACTACCGGCGACTGGGCAAGCACCGCGAGGCCATGTACTTCGGCTTCCAGGGGCTGGTGATGAAGGCCGGGTGGGGCATCGCGCCCTTGGTGGCGGCGCTCATCCCGCGCCTGTTCGCCGAGCACATCGGGCCCTACATGTTCGGCCCGGCCGCCGGAGCCATGGCCCTGCTGGGGGCGATCATCTTCTGGTTCTACCCGGAACGGCAGGTGCGAGGGGGGTAG